Proteins encoded within one genomic window of Lepidochelys kempii isolate rLepKem1 chromosome 11, rLepKem1.hap2, whole genome shotgun sequence:
- the TBR1 gene encoding T-box brain protein 1, with amino-acid sequence MQLEHCLSPSVMLSKKFLNVSSSYPHAGGSELALHDHPIISTADNLERSSPLKKITRGMTNQSDTDNFPDSKDTPGDVQRNKLSPVLDGVSELRHSFDGSAADRYLLSQSSQPQSAAAAPSAMFPYPSQHGPAHPAFSIASPSRYMAHHPVITNGAYNSLLSNSSPQGYPTAGYPYPQQYGHSYQGAPFYQFSSTQPGLVPGKAQVYLCNRPLWLKFHRHQTEMIITKQGRRMFPFLSFNISGLDPTAHYNIFVDVILADPNHWRFQGGKWVPCGKADTNVQGNRVYMHPDSPNTGAHWMRQEISFGKLKLTNNKGASNNNGQMVVLQSLHKYQPRLHVVEVNEDGTEDTNQPGRVQTFTFPETQFIAVTAYQNTDITQLKIDHNPFAKGFRDNYDTIYTGCDMDRLTPSPNDSPRSQIVPGARYAMAGSFLQDQFVSNYAKSRFHPGAGAGPGPGSDRSVPHTNGLLSPQQAEDPGAPSPQRWFVTPANNRLDFAASAYDTATDFAGNAATLLSYAAAGVKALPLQAAGCTGRPLGYYTDPSGWGARSPPQYCGKSSSMLSCWPNSAAAARMATSNPYLGEEADSLVTERSPLPGAEDSKPKDLSDSSWIETPSSIKSIDSTDSGIYEQAKRRRISPSDTPVSESSSPLKSEVLTQRDCEKNCAKDIGYYGFYSHS; translated from the exons ATGCAGCTGGAGCATtgtctttctccctctgtcatgcTCTCCAAGAAATTTCTCAATGTGAGCAGCAGTTACCCACATGCAGGCGGATCTGAGCTTGCCTTGCATGATCATCCCATTATCTCGACCGCTGACAACCTGGAGAGAAGTTCACCTCTGAAAAAAATTACCAGGGGGATGACGAATCAGTCAGATACAGACAATTTTCCTGACTCCAAGGACACACCAGGGGACGTCCAGAGAAATAAACTCTCTCCCGTCTTGGACGGGGTCTCGGAGCTTCGTCACAGTTTCGATGGATCTGCTGCAGATCGCTATCTGCTCTCTCAGTCAAGCCAACCCCAGTCCGCTGCCGCTGCTCCTAGTGCCATGTTCCCTTACCCCAGCCAGCATGGACCCGCGCACCCAGCCTTTTCCATCGCCAGTCCAAGCCGCTACATGGCTCACCATCCTGTGATCACCAATGGAGCTTACAACAGCCTCCTGTCCAACTCTTCTCCCCAAGGTTACCCAACGGCGGGCTACCCTTATCCCCAGCAGTACGGCCATTCCTACCAAGGGGCGCCTTTCTACCAGTTCTCCTCCACCCAGCCGGGGTTGGTGCCCGGCAAAGCTCAGGTCTACCTGTGCAACAGGCCACTCTGGCTGAAATTTCACCGGCACCAGACAGAGATGATCATCACCAAACAAGGGAG GCGCATGTTTCCTTTTCTAAGTTTTAATATTTCTGGTCTCGATCCCACGGCTCATTACAATATTTTTGTGGATGTAATTCTGGCCGATCCCAACCATTGGAGATTTCAAGGAGGCAAATGGGTTCCTTGCGGCAAGGCGGACACCAATGTACAAG GAAACCGAGTGTACATGCACCCCGATTCCCCCAACACAGGAGCCCACTGGATGCGTCAGGAAATCTCTTTTGGGAAATTAAAACTTACAAACAATAAAGGAGCATCGAACAACAACGGGCAG ATGGTGGTCTTGCAGTCCTTACACAAGTACCAGCCCCGTCTGCATGTGGTGGAAGTGAACGAAGACGGGACGGAGGATACTAACCAGCCGGGCAGAGTGCAGACGTTCACTTTCCCGGAGACTCAGTTCATAGCCGTCACCGCCTATCAGAACACCGAT ATTACACAGTTGAAAATAGATCACAACCCTTTTGCAAAAGGCTTTCGAGACAATTATGACAC GATCTACACGGGCTGCGACATGGACCGGCTCACGCCTTCCCCCAATGACTCTCCCCGCTCGCAGATCGTGCCTGGGGCACGCTACGCCATGGCGGGCTCCTTCCTGCAGGACCAGTTCGTGAGTAACTACGCCAAGTCCCGCTTCCACCCCGGCGCCGGCGCTGGCCCGGGACCAGGCAGTGACCGCAGCGTGCCCCACACCAACGGGCTGCTCTCTCCACAGCAAGCCGAGGACCCCGGGGCCCCGTCTCCGCAGCGCTGGTTTGTCACCCCGGCCAACAACCGCTTAGATTTCGCGGCCTCCGCTTACGACACGGCCACTGACTTTGCGGGCAATGCCGCCACCCTGCTGTCCTATGCAGCGGCCGGGGTcaaggcgctgcccctgcaggcTGCTGGTTGCACGGGGCGGCCGCTGGGCTACTACACTGACCCTTCGGGATGGGGGGCGCGCAGCCCCCCGCAGTACTGCGGCAAATCCAGCTCCATGCTCTCCTGCTGGCCCAACAGCGCAGCCGCTGCCCGGATGGCCACCAGCAACCCTTACCTAGGGGAGGAGGCGGACAGCCTGGTCACCGAAAGATCCCCCTTGCCGGGCGCTGAGGACTCCAAGCCCAAAGACTTGTCTGACTCCAGCTGGATCGAGACCCCCTCGTCCATTAAATCCATCGATTCCACCGATTCTGGGATTTACGAGCAGGCCAAGAGGAGGCGGATCTCGCCCTCTGACACCCCGGTGTCAGAGAGCTCCTCTCCCCTCAAGAGCGAAGTGCTGACCCAAAGGGACTGTGAAAAGAACTGCGCCAAGGACATCGGCTACTATGGCTTCTACTCCCACAGCTAG